In Carya illinoinensis cultivar Pawnee chromosome 16, C.illinoinensisPawnee_v1, whole genome shotgun sequence, a single window of DNA contains:
- the LOC122298747 gene encoding probable carbohydrate esterase At4g34215: protein MFISFIFFVFVLGVGNVIPGGPSGHNPNNIFLLAGQSNMAGRGGVYNDTKTSLLKWDGKVPPQCTLTPNILTLSLNKTWDIARDPLHKEIDNLKTCGVGPGMPFSNEMLARRPDLGVIGLVPCAIGGTKIEKWQKGTTLYNQLVDRARAARESGGNIRALLWYQGESDCGEQDSMLYKGRLEKFFNDVRQDLNSPDLPIILVVISAGEGNFLRNVRDAQLSINLKNVVHVDAMGLTLLPDRLHLDTKSAVNIGQKLADSFLNNFYH, encoded by the exons atgttTATTTCCTTCATCTTCTTCGTATTTGTTCTTGGTGTTGGGAATGTTATTCCCGGAGGGCCCTCCGGGCATAACCCCAACAACATATTCCTTTTAGCAGGACAAAGCAATATGGCTGGACGTGGAGGCGTTTACAATGACACCAAAACCAGCTTGCTCAAGTGGGATGGAAAAGTTCCTCCACAATGCACTCTCACTCCCAACATCCTCACATTATCTTTAAATAAGACTTGGGACATAGCTCGTGATCCTCTCCATAAGGAAATTGATAATTTGAAGACTTGTGGGGTGGGACCAGGCATGCCTTTTTCCAATGAAATGTTGGCAAGACGTCCAGACTTAGGAGTGATTGGTCTAGTCCCTTGCGCAATAGGAGGAACAAAGATAGAAAAATGGCAAAAGGGTACTACACTATACAATCAGTTAGTGGATAGGGCAAGAGCTGCAAGGGAAAGTGGTGGAAATATTCGTGCGTTGCTTTGGTATCAAGGAGAGAGTGATTGTGGAGAGCAAGACTCCATGCTCTATAAGGGAAGGCTGGAGAAGTTCTTTAATGATGTTCGACAAGATCTCAACTCTCCTGACCTCCCTATTATCttg GTTGTAATTTCTGCTGGAGAAGGAAACTTCCTAAGAAACGTAAGAGATGCTCAGCTGAGTATAAACCTGAAGAATGTTGTGCACGTTGATGCCATGGGCTTAACCCTATTACCAGATCGTTTGCATTTGGATACAAAGTCTGCTGTTAACATTGGTCAAAAGCTAGCTGACAGTTTTCTAAACAACTTTTACCATTAG